From a region of the Candidatus Syntrophosphaera sp. genome:
- the xseA gene encoding exodeoxyribonuclease VII large subunit yields TLSLTNNPRRITWFFMDELIVFSVFEITQHLKQVIETQIEPLYVRGEISNYTRHSSGHIYFNLKDANATLRCTFFRFANLHLDFTPEEGMEVICFGKLTLWEKGGSYNLNVQSMTLAGKGDLARQFELLKKKLEAEGLFDPAHKQKLPRYPQRIGIVTSPTGAALQDIINVLSRRFPVIAEVYPTQVQGSEAPAQMISGLRYFNSSSEVDVIILTRGGGSQEDLFCFNDEALAREIFASRIPVISAVGHEIDFTIADFVADLRAPTPSAAAELVVPDKKELLAYLDSLAGGMRLTLGSKSDQGRKRVSELQYRLSRFHPEKLWQNLQLRLDMAEIELIRSGSRLQSALHQTALRQTIALNALQNATRETLYSTRQHLSEMRLELSAEANSRFKDIKNHVEKLQLQLENLSPSNVLNKGYSLLMRENEVLTSIHQLTPEEELQLKMKDGSASIQVKQLNPQDKLHAID; encoded by the coding sequence CAACACTGTCATTGACAAATAATCCCCGGCGGATAACCTGGTTTTTCATGGATGAACTCATAGTTTTCAGCGTCTTTGAGATTACCCAGCATCTGAAGCAGGTAATCGAAACCCAGATCGAGCCGCTTTATGTGCGCGGAGAGATCAGCAATTACACGCGCCACAGCTCGGGCCACATCTATTTCAACCTCAAAGATGCCAACGCCACCCTGCGCTGCACCTTTTTCCGCTTTGCCAACCTCCATCTGGATTTCACTCCGGAAGAGGGGATGGAGGTGATCTGCTTCGGCAAGCTAACCCTCTGGGAAAAAGGCGGATCTTACAACCTCAACGTCCAATCGATGACCCTGGCAGGGAAAGGCGATCTGGCCAGGCAGTTCGAGCTCCTGAAAAAGAAGCTGGAAGCCGAAGGACTCTTTGACCCCGCCCACAAGCAAAAACTGCCCCGCTACCCCCAGCGGATTGGAATTGTCACTTCCCCAACCGGCGCGGCTCTGCAGGACATCATCAATGTCCTCAGCCGGCGTTTCCCTGTGATCGCCGAAGTATACCCCACCCAGGTGCAAGGCAGCGAAGCCCCGGCGCAAATGATCTCTGGCCTGAGGTATTTCAACTCCTCATCGGAGGTGGATGTGATCATCCTCACCCGGGGCGGGGGTTCGCAGGAGGACCTTTTCTGCTTCAATGACGAGGCTTTGGCCCGCGAGATCTTTGCCTCCCGCATCCCCGTCATTTCCGCCGTGGGGCATGAGATCGACTTCACCATCGCCGATTTCGTAGCCGATCTGCGGGCTCCAACCCCCTCAGCGGCGGCGGAGCTCGTGGTTCCGGATAAAAAGGAGCTTTTGGCCTACCTGGATTCCCTGGCGGGCGGCATGCGCCTGACCTTGGGCAGCAAATCCGACCAGGGCAGGAAACGCGTCAGCGAGCTCCAGTACAGGCTTTCCCGGTTCCATCCGGAAAAGCTTTGGCAAAATCTGCAATTGAGGCTGGACATGGCGGAGATAGAACTCATCCGGTCTGGCTCGCGCCTGCAATCCGCTCTGCACCAAACCGCGCTGAGGCAGACGATCGCCTTGAATGCGCTGCAGAACGCCACACGTGAAACGCTCTATTCCACCCGGCAGCATCTCAGCGAAATGCGCCTGGAGCTATCCGCGGAGGCCAATTCCCGCTTCAAGGACATCAAAAACCACGTGGAAAAGCTGCAACTGCAATTGGAGAACCTCTCTCCCAGCAATGTCTTGAACAAAGGTTACAGCCTGCTGATGCGGGAAAACGAGGTGCTTACTTCCATCCATCAATTGACCCCGGAAGAGGAACTGCAGCTAAAAATGAAGGATGGATCGGCCTCCATCCAGGTTAAACAGTTAAATCCCCAGGACAAACTACATGCCATTGATTAA